A window of the Acetobacteraceae bacterium genome harbors these coding sequences:
- a CDS encoding amino acid ABC transporter ATP-binding protein, translated as MNEETKLFLPKEKAALSVRGLSKSFANHQVLKNISFDIGKGMLVSLIGPSGCGKTTLLRCLNFLEPPDAGEICINELSVECSGEWGREKEKKSHALRSKTGMVFQSFNLFPHLTVLDNIILAPVHVHGRSKIEATEQAEILLEKVGLAEMGKRHPASLSGGQKQRVAIARAMANSPDVMFYDEPTSALDPERSEEVRTVLRNLDREGMTQLVVTHDMRFAKNASDYVIFIEHGEIVEIGDPDIMFANPVHERTRRFLRTVLG; from the coding sequence ATGAATGAAGAAACGAAACTTTTTCTCCCAAAAGAAAAAGCAGCTTTAAGTGTTCGTGGATTATCCAAGAGCTTCGCCAATCATCAGGTGTTAAAAAATATTTCTTTTGATATTGGGAAGGGAATGCTTGTTTCGCTGATTGGACCTTCAGGGTGTGGCAAAACAACTTTATTACGTTGCCTGAATTTTTTGGAACCGCCAGATGCTGGAGAGATTTGCATCAATGAGCTTTCTGTCGAATGTTCTGGTGAATGGGGGCGTGAAAAAGAAAAAAAGTCTCATGCGCTTCGTTCCAAAACAGGCATGGTTTTCCAAAGTTTTAATCTTTTTCCGCATTTAACGGTTTTAGACAATATTATTCTTGCGCCTGTCCATGTGCACGGTCGATCCAAGATAGAAGCGACCGAGCAGGCCGAAATCTTATTAGAAAAAGTGGGCCTGGCAGAGATGGGAAAGAGGCATCCTGCGTCCCTTTCTGGCGGACAAAAACAGCGTGTGGCGATCGCACGTGCGATGGCTAATAGTCCAGATGTGATGTTTTACGATGAGCCAACATCGGCCCTTGACCCTGAACGCTCAGAAGAGGTGAGAACGGTTTTGCGTAATTTAGACAGAGAGGGCATGACACAGCTGGTTGTGACGCATGATATGCGCTTTGCCAAAAACGCCTCAGATTACGTGATTTTTATTGAACATGGTGAAATCGTTGAGATTGGCGATCCAGATATTATGTTTGCAAATCCAGTGCATGAACGGACACGGCGTTTTTTAAGGACTGTTTTAGGATGA
- the ccmA gene encoding heme ABC exporter ATP-binding protein CcmA, with the protein MTASDLLLRLDNILVFRGTFPIFRDFSLSLKKGQIIRLHGKNGSGKSTLLRVCAGLKQIETGNIYQAALPAWLGHNNGLKPSLTLFENLSFPPIKDSQKIEHILSTLALSTLQNKTVATFSSGQKRRAAFAKILLQNSPLWLLDEPETGLDNASQKILENEIKQHAQKGGAVIIATHFQKEILDKNEYLLQL; encoded by the coding sequence ATGACTGCTTCTGATCTCTTATTAAGACTCGATAATATCCTTGTTTTTCGGGGTACTTTTCCGATTTTCCGAGACTTCTCCTTGTCTCTGAAAAAAGGTCAAATCATACGCTTACACGGTAAAAATGGAAGTGGAAAATCAACCCTTTTACGTGTCTGTGCAGGTTTAAAACAAATTGAAACTGGAAATATTTATCAAGCGGCCCTTCCTGCGTGGCTTGGTCACAATAATGGCTTAAAACCCAGCCTAACCCTTTTTGAAAATCTTTCCTTTCCGCCTATAAAGGATTCTCAAAAAATTGAGCATATCCTTTCAACGTTAGCGCTTTCTACACTGCAAAACAAAACAGTAGCGACATTCTCCTCTGGACAAAAAAGAAGGGCTGCCTTCGCCAAAATACTTTTGCAAAATTCCCCTCTTTGGCTTTTAGACGAACCAGAGACAGGACTTGATAACGCATCTCAAAAAATTTTAGAAAATGAAATTAAACAGCATGCCCAAAAAGGTGGTGCTGTGATAATCGCAACACATTTTCAAAAAGAAATCCTAGATAAAAATGAATATCTTTTACAGTTATAG
- a CDS encoding heme exporter protein CcmB: MIFWKCYFLRQLKLAYLEGGNCLSGAIQTLLCGILFPLALSASPELLTRLSSGIIWSCALLGCLVLIDGIFAEDLKDGSLDYLASRKTSLSLAAFFKIIAIWSVRGIPILLACLLLAVFFNYPIEKFPALTFNLAIGTLLFCLLGGMSSSFIPYGEKGNSLLALLLLPLCIPVLIFGSFSSNLVGSTPALIQISFEMLLALLFLALPLCPLLCGIALREQISQY; this comes from the coding sequence ATGATTTTTTGGAAATGTTATTTTTTGAGACAACTCAAACTGGCCTATCTGGAAGGCGGAAACTGCCTTTCTGGTGCTATCCAAACGTTATTATGCGGCATTCTCTTTCCGTTGGCTCTCTCGGCCTCTCCTGAACTGCTAACAAGATTAAGCTCTGGCATTATCTGGTCTTGTGCCCTTCTGGGGTGCCTTGTTCTAATTGACGGTATTTTCGCTGAAGATCTCAAAGACGGATCCCTCGATTATCTTGCCAGCCGAAAAACTTCACTCTCCTTGGCAGCCTTTTTTAAAATTATTGCTATTTGGAGCGTACGGGGAATTCCTATTTTACTGGCCTGTCTCTTGCTGGCCGTTTTTTTTAACTATCCTATTGAAAAATTCCCAGCCTTAACCTTTAATCTTGCCATTGGGACGCTTCTTTTTTGCCTTCTTGGCGGCATGTCCTCAAGCTTTATCCCTTATGGTGAAAAAGGAAACAGCCTGTTAGCACTGCTTTTACTGCCCCTTTGTATTCCTGTTCTTATTTTTGGATCATTCTCAAGCAATCTTGTCGGTAGCACGCCTGCCTTGATTCAAATTTCTTTTGAGATGCTGTTAGCGCTACTCTTTTTAGCCCTTCCCCTTTGCCCCCTCTTATGTGGCATAGCCTTGAGGGAACAAATCTCCCAATACTAA
- the accC gene encoding acetyl-CoA carboxylase biotin carboxylase subunit, translating to MFSKILIANRGEIALRILRACREMGIRTVAVHSTADADAMHVRLADEAICIGPPSSKDSYLNIPAILSAATLTGAEAIHPGYGFLAENADFAETVEAHGMTFIGPSPEHMRTMGDKISAKTTMQMLGVPLVPGSDGAVEDVETAKEVAAKICYPVLIKAAAGGGGRGMKVAQNESEIEDAWQMARAEARSAFGNDAVYIEKYLDKPRHVEIQVMGDGKGEVVFYGDRDCSLQRRHQKVLEEAGSPAVTPEERDEIGHIVTKALGKMKYSGAGTIEFLYQDKQFCFIEMNTRLQVEHPVTEMICDIDLVREQILVAAGQKMSRTQKEIRVTGHAIECRINAENSENFAPSPGTIKIFHAPGGPGVRVDSAIYAGYKIPPYYDSMIGKLIVHAPTRQQAIARMQRALHECVIEGVDTLIPLHRKILASEEFQSGEYTIHTLEEFVERHSKASS from the coding sequence ATGTTTTCAAAAATTTTGATTGCCAACCGTGGCGAAATTGCTCTTAGAATTCTAAGAGCTTGTCGTGAGATGGGCATTCGTACGGTTGCTGTTCATTCCACAGCAGATGCCGATGCTATGCATGTTCGGCTTGCAGATGAGGCAATTTGCATTGGCCCGCCAAGCTCCAAAGATTCTTATCTTAACATTCCAGCAATTCTTTCCGCAGCCACTTTAACAGGCGCTGAAGCCATCCATCCTGGCTACGGTTTTTTAGCGGAAAATGCCGATTTTGCTGAAACCGTTGAAGCGCATGGCATGACCTTTATTGGTCCAAGCCCAGAACATATGCGGACAATGGGAGATAAAATCTCCGCAAAAACGACAATGCAAATGCTTGGCGTGCCCTTGGTTCCTGGATCTGATGGGGCTGTAGAAGATGTCGAGACGGCTAAAGAGGTTGCTGCAAAAATTTGCTATCCTGTTTTGATTAAAGCCGCTGCCGGCGGTGGTGGCCGTGGCATGAAGGTTGCGCAGAACGAAAGTGAAATTGAGGATGCGTGGCAGATGGCGCGTGCGGAAGCGCGGTCTGCATTTGGCAATGATGCTGTTTATATTGAGAAATATCTTGATAAACCTCGCCATGTTGAAATTCAAGTTATGGGAGATGGCAAAGGAGAGGTCGTCTTTTATGGGGATAGAGACTGCTCTTTGCAACGCCGTCATCAAAAGGTGCTTGAGGAGGCAGGCTCTCCAGCTGTCACGCCAGAAGAACGCGATGAGATTGGGCATATTGTTACCAAAGCTCTTGGAAAAATGAAGTATTCGGGCGCTGGTACGATTGAGTTTTTGTATCAGGATAAGCAGTTCTGTTTTATTGAAATGAATACACGTTTGCAGGTCGAGCATCCTGTGACGGAAATGATTTGCGACATTGATTTGGTCAGAGAGCAGATTTTAGTTGCTGCGGGTCAAAAAATGAGTCGTACGCAAAAAGAAATTCGTGTGACAGGACATGCGATTGAATGCCGTATTAATGCGGAAAATTCAGAAAATTTTGCACCGTCTCCAGGAACAATTAAAATTTTTCATGCGCCAGGTGGTCCAGGTGTGCGTGTTGATAGTGCTATTTATGCAGGTTATAAAATTCCGCCTTATTATGACAGCATGATTGGCAAGCTCATTGTGCATGCTCCTACCCGTCAGCAGGCGATTGCACGTATGCAAAGAGCTTTGCATGAATGTGTTATTGAGGGGGTTGATACGCTTATTCCGCTTCATCGAAAGATTTTGGCTTCAGAAGAATTTCAGAGCGGAGAATATACAATTCATACGCTTGAAGAATTTGTTGAGCGTCACTCAAAAGCCTCCTCTTAA
- a CDS encoding acetyl-CoA carboxylase biotin carboxyl carrier protein — protein MGAMKVDKEAIRDLADVLHETGLSEIEIAKGDQHIRVARQLAIAPAQVAAAPSVASAPQAAAAPAPVQDDASHPGAVKSPIVGVAYLTPDPASPPYFKEGDKVKAGDTLLLIEAMKTFNQIKAAKSGTLVKYCVESGEPVEFGAPLAIIE, from the coding sequence ATGGGCGCAATGAAAGTGGATAAAGAGGCAATTCGTGATTTGGCGGATGTGCTCCACGAAACAGGATTAAGCGAAATTGAGATCGCAAAAGGTGACCAGCATATTCGTGTGGCACGTCAATTAGCGATTGCTCCTGCCCAGGTGGCGGCTGCACCTTCTGTTGCGAGTGCGCCTCAGGCCGCTGCGGCACCAGCACCGGTTCAGGATGATGCATCCCACCCAGGGGCTGTAAAAAGTCCGATTGTCGGGGTTGCATACCTTACGCCAGATCCTGCCTCTCCACCTTATTTTAAAGAAGGGGATAAGGTTAAGGCGGGAGATACACTTCTTCTCATCGAAGCTATGAAGACCTTTAACCAGATTAAGGCTGCGAAATCTGGGACTTTGGTAAAATATTGTGTTGAATCAGGTGAGCCTGTCGAGTTTGGTGCGCCTCTCGCTATCATTGAGTAG
- a CDS encoding YihY/virulence factor BrkB family protein has translation MCGKKYMPFWRGVMLHAANSQTGLSAAGCAFFATLSLFPALSALIPLYGLAFDPETIGSQLEVLQEMLPPEAYELILHCVNLLASKSSASMTLSLIIALILAMWSASAGSKAILSATNIAYGFKENRSIIAFQSLGFLVTLLGIIGTILTISLMIALPAVVDNLPQYLDKPDYMPPDVLDMVKNFTPTLAHWVAPVCLITFVFLVLTFLYRFAPCWITQPSFRWILPGAFMATIVWIAATFLFSSYLAHFDNFNSVYGPFGTVATIMMWFFVSTYAALFGAVLNAEIRENARLKELAQLQSGEQGAI, from the coding sequence ATGTGCGGAAAAAAATATATGCCATTTTGGCGCGGCGTTATGTTGCATGCCGCCAATAGTCAAACAGGATTATCTGCTGCTGGGTGTGCTTTTTTTGCAACTTTATCTCTTTTCCCTGCGTTAAGCGCATTGATACCGCTTTATGGCTTGGCCTTTGATCCTGAGACAATCGGTTCTCAGCTGGAGGTCTTGCAGGAAATGCTGCCGCCAGAAGCTTACGAGCTTATTCTTCATTGCGTCAATTTATTGGCTTCAAAATCTTCTGCATCGATGACCTTAAGTTTGATTATTGCGTTAATTCTTGCAATGTGGTCAGCCTCGGCGGGAAGTAAGGCGATTTTATCTGCAACGAATATTGCTTATGGTTTCAAAGAAAACCGTTCGATCATTGCCTTCCAATCTTTGGGGTTTTTAGTCACCTTACTTGGGATTATCGGTACAATTCTGACGATTTCTTTGATGATTGCTTTGCCAGCGGTGGTTGATAATTTGCCACAATATCTAGATAAGCCTGATTATATGCCGCCAGATGTTTTGGATATGGTAAAAAACTTTACGCCGACATTGGCGCATTGGGTTGCGCCTGTTTGCTTAATTACATTTGTTTTTCTTGTCTTAACTTTTCTTTACCGCTTTGCGCCTTGTTGGATTACACAGCCTTCTTTCCGCTGGATTCTGCCAGGTGCTTTTATGGCGACCATTGTTTGGATTGCTGCAACTTTCTTATTTTCATCGTATTTGGCGCATTTTGATAATTTTAATAGCGTCTATGGGCCTTTTGGAACGGTTGCAACGATTATGATGTGGTTTTTCGTTAGTACTTACGCTGCTTTATTTGGGGCAGTTTTAAATGCAGAGATTCGTGAAAATGCCCGTTTGAAGGAGCTTGCTCAGTTACAAAGTGGGGAGCAAGGCGCTATTTAA
- the nth gene encoding endonuclease III → MSPEEIENFLLGLEKHFPNAESELHYTNHYELLVSVVLSAQSTDKSVNLVTPALFKAAPNAKALSELGEAKIGNLIKTLGLWRNKAKNLAALGHNLSEKHQGIVPDNRKDLEALPGVGRKTANVVLNVAFGQDTMAVDTHIFRLGNRTGLAEGNNVREVENALLKRIPKNLLRPSHHWLILLGRYICKARKPECPQCPVSKFCHYPEKTTL, encoded by the coding sequence ATGTCTCCAGAAGAAATTGAGAACTTTCTTTTAGGACTAGAAAAGCACTTTCCCAATGCCGAAAGTGAACTTCATTACACGAACCATTACGAATTGCTTGTTAGCGTTGTCCTTTCCGCTCAAAGCACAGACAAATCTGTCAATCTTGTAACGCCTGCCCTTTTTAAGGCAGCCCCCAATGCAAAAGCACTCTCCGAACTTGGAGAGGCAAAAATTGGAAATCTCATCAAAACACTTGGGCTCTGGCGGAATAAAGCTAAAAATTTAGCCGCTCTTGGGCATAATCTCTCTGAAAAACATCAAGGTATTGTCCCTGATAACAGAAAAGACCTCGAAGCCTTACCAGGTGTTGGCCGCAAAACGGCCAATGTCGTTTTAAACGTAGCTTTTGGACAGGATACGATGGCGGTTGATACCCATATTTTCCGCCTTGGCAACAGAACAGGATTGGCTGAAGGTAATAATGTCAGAGAGGTAGAAAACGCTCTTCTCAAAAGAATTCCAAAGAATCTTCTACGCCCTTCACATCATTGGCTTATCCTTTTAGGACGCTATATTTGCAAAGCTCGAAAACCCGAGTGCCCTCAATGCCCTGTTAGCAAATTTTGCCACTATCCTGAGAAAACAACGCTCTAA
- a CDS encoding ComEC family competence protein — translation MVGFIGAAIQTHLQAPFPNVPSNAVFVSGELVSAEARFTGEDSLPLWHLKIGHALFERDLDQGMKPLRRTIDLSWKSNESPPEIGSQIKVRALLHLPSPPVFPGGYDSQRYAYFSGIGARGRALDTPIILQSPKEGVLKAFSYQWENWRTKTGLEIKKKIKDPDVASVVEILICGKEGDLPQSLRDNFSASGLAHILAVAGLHLGMVSRFVGFIAYLIFSRIEWFLLRVSVKRLAALIGLLAGAAYIFFTGAHIPGVRALGVAFLALIAWQFRRTPFSLRSLALVALGFECLSPAIVLQAGFQMSFCAIMALGAGYRALAPITSWIRKRGKIGSYFLLPLFTLFMTSLIAGLSVMPPVLARFGVVQPWFILANLIAVLLMGLFVMPMAVCSFVSMLFGCDAPFLWLMGKGVALIIACADFSAHLPAASIRMPVMVGWVLALSIYGLSLLCLAVGKQKYAGILLFPLGMSLILLQPKPFLLFSALGRDGAVFQKGHLEFYTLEKDQTKNRNRFLEEAWEKSLGLTAGSSEKFLCDSENPVCIREFSGQQIGWIAAKAYLSREKKEVEALCSQADIWISFGYALRKCPKTFVISPLLSWNEGGILVYHSPKGRFSLYSDRDNRGKRPWVYEPAS, via the coding sequence TTGGTTGGCTTTATCGGTGCGGCCATACAAACCCATTTGCAAGCGCCATTTCCCAATGTTCCGAGCAATGCTGTTTTTGTTTCAGGAGAATTGGTTTCTGCAGAAGCCCGTTTTACAGGAGAAGATTCCCTTCCTTTATGGCATTTAAAAATTGGGCATGCTCTTTTTGAAAGAGATTTGGATCAGGGGATGAAGCCCTTGAGGCGTACGATAGATCTTTCGTGGAAAAGCAATGAGTCGCCACCTGAAATTGGCAGTCAAATAAAGGTAAGAGCTTTGTTGCATTTGCCGTCTCCGCCTGTTTTCCCAGGCGGCTATGATTCGCAAAGATATGCTTATTTTTCAGGCATTGGCGCGCGAGGCAGGGCCTTAGATACACCTATTATTTTGCAATCTCCAAAAGAAGGGGTGTTAAAGGCTTTTTCTTATCAGTGGGAGAATTGGCGCACAAAGACAGGATTGGAAATAAAGAAAAAGATTAAAGATCCAGATGTCGCCTCTGTTGTGGAAATTTTAATTTGTGGAAAAGAAGGGGATCTTCCGCAATCGCTTCGGGATAATTTCTCGGCATCGGGGCTTGCGCATATTTTGGCGGTCGCAGGATTGCATCTTGGAATGGTGAGTAGGTTTGTTGGTTTTATCGCTTATTTAATTTTTAGTCGGATAGAATGGTTTTTATTAAGGGTTTCCGTTAAAAGACTGGCTGCTCTTATAGGGCTTTTAGCAGGTGCTGCTTATATTTTTTTTACAGGCGCACATATTCCAGGTGTAAGAGCGCTGGGTGTCGCTTTTTTAGCGTTAATTGCTTGGCAGTTTAGACGAACACCGTTTTCGTTGCGATCTTTGGCATTGGTGGCGTTAGGCTTTGAATGCTTGTCGCCTGCGATTGTTCTGCAAGCAGGTTTTCAAATGTCGTTTTGTGCCATTATGGCTTTGGGTGCTGGCTATAGAGCTTTGGCGCCTATAACTTCTTGGATTCGCAAGCGGGGCAAAATAGGATCGTATTTTCTGCTGCCTCTTTTTACGCTTTTTATGACGTCTTTGATTGCAGGGCTTTCTGTGATGCCTCCTGTGCTGGCACGTTTTGGTGTTGTTCAACCTTGGTTTATTTTGGCAAATCTTATCGCTGTTCTTTTAATGGGACTTTTTGTGATGCCAATGGCTGTTTGCAGTTTTGTGAGTATGTTGTTTGGCTGTGATGCGCCCTTTTTGTGGCTCATGGGAAAAGGGGTGGCGCTCATTATTGCCTGCGCGGACTTTAGCGCACACTTGCCAGCAGCCAGTATCAGAATGCCTGTTATGGTAGGGTGGGTTTTGGCGCTTTCTATTTATGGACTTTCGTTACTTTGTTTAGCCGTTGGAAAGCAAAAATATGCAGGGATTTTATTATTTCCCTTGGGAATGTCTTTGATTTTATTGCAGCCAAAACCATTTTTACTTTTTTCGGCTTTGGGGCGCGATGGTGCTGTTTTTCAAAAAGGCCATTTGGAATTTTACACGTTAGAAAAAGATCAAACAAAAAACAGAAATCGTTTTTTAGAGGAGGCTTGGGAAAAAAGTTTGGGGCTAACAGCGGGGAGTTCAGAAAAATTCTTATGTGATTCGGAAAATCCAGTTTGTATTCGGGAATTTTCAGGCCAGCAGATTGGTTGGATCGCGGCCAAAGCGTATCTCTCCAGGGAAAAAAAAGAGGTGGAGGCGCTGTGTTCTCAAGCGGATATTTGGATTTCTTTTGGATATGCGCTTCGAAAATGTCCCAAAACTTTCGTCATTAGCCCTTTGCTTTCTTGGAATGAAGGAGGCATTTTGGTTTATCATTCGCCGAAGGGACGTTTCTCTCTTTATTCCGATCGGGACAATCGAGGAAAACGTCCATGGGTTTATGAACCAGCCTCCTAA
- a CDS encoding glutamate--tRNA ligase has product MTIRTRFAPSPTGLLHIGNARAALFNYLFSRHHGGEFFLRIEDTDKERSTQEAVDVIFRGLKWMGLDYDNKGEVRFQASYQPRHAEIAKQLLAEGKAYRCYATQEELEQMREEARAAGKPPRYNGLWRDRNPSEAPEGQPFTVRLKAPKEGKQVLNDLIQGTVEVANAEMDDLILLRSDGTPTYLLAVVVDDHDMEITHVMRGDDHLTNTFRQMLIYQAMGWDCPKFAHLPLIHGPDGGKLSKRHGAQSVIEFREQGILPEALCNYLLRLGWGHGDEEILTRQEQIKLFDLDGVGKSPSRMDYAKLNHLNGVWLRKATDERLIKEILSRLKDEISEEALPVFQKRLEILMPSLKERAANLVELADNARFALPGPIPAFNDKALKILSNEGIAVAQKTANMLEKLEDFSAEPIHTALKEFAETENLKLGKVAQPLRASVTGTTASPGIDVTLAALGKEEVIRRIRATKNLIKSEGAA; this is encoded by the coding sequence ATGACTATTCGCACCCGTTTCGCCCCTTCTCCAACAGGATTGCTTCATATTGGCAACGCCAGAGCAGCCCTCTTTAACTATCTTTTTTCACGCCATCATGGTGGAGAATTTTTTCTCCGTATCGAAGATACCGACAAAGAAAGATCGACGCAGGAAGCCGTTGATGTCATCTTTCGTGGCTTAAAATGGATGGGACTTGATTACGACAATAAAGGCGAAGTCCGCTTTCAGGCGAGCTATCAGCCTCGCCATGCAGAAATTGCAAAACAACTTTTAGCAGAAGGAAAAGCTTACCGTTGCTACGCCACGCAAGAAGAGCTTGAACAAATGCGTGAGGAAGCAAGAGCTGCTGGAAAACCGCCACGTTATAATGGACTCTGGCGGGATCGTAATCCTTCAGAAGCTCCTGAGGGACAGCCTTTTACCGTTCGCCTCAAAGCGCCAAAAGAAGGAAAACAGGTACTGAATGACCTTATCCAAGGAACGGTCGAAGTCGCCAATGCGGAAATGGATGATTTAATTCTTTTAAGATCTGATGGCACGCCAACCTATCTCCTTGCCGTTGTTGTCGATGACCATGATATGGAAATCACCCATGTGATGCGTGGAGATGACCACCTCACAAACACATTCCGTCAGATGCTAATCTATCAAGCCATGGGATGGGACTGCCCAAAATTTGCGCATCTTCCCCTCATTCATGGCCCTGATGGCGGAAAACTATCTAAACGCCATGGCGCACAATCTGTCATTGAATTCCGTGAACAAGGTATCCTGCCAGAAGCGCTTTGCAACTACCTGCTCCGTCTCGGCTGGGGGCATGGCGACGAAGAAATTCTCACACGCCAAGAGCAAATCAAACTTTTTGATTTAGATGGCGTTGGAAAATCCCCTTCCCGAATGGATTATGCAAAACTCAATCATTTAAATGGCGTTTGGCTTAGAAAAGCGACCGATGAGCGCCTCATTAAAGAGATCCTTTCAAGATTAAAAGATGAAATTTCAGAGGAAGCGCTTCCTGTCTTTCAAAAACGGCTTGAAATTTTAATGCCATCCTTGAAAGAGCGTGCTGCGAATCTTGTTGAGCTTGCGGACAATGCACGTTTTGCGCTTCCAGGGCCAATCCCTGCCTTCAATGATAAAGCGCTAAAAATCCTCTCTAATGAAGGAATTGCTGTTGCGCAAAAAACAGCCAATATGCTCGAAAAATTAGAAGATTTTTCAGCAGAGCCTATTCACACAGCCCTTAAAGAATTTGCAGAGACAGAGAATCTTAAACTTGGAAAAGTGGCCCAGCCTCTCCGTGCTTCTGTTACAGGAACAACAGCATCCCCTGGCATTGATGTCACTTTAGCAGCGCTTGGAAAAGAAGAAGTTATTCGCCGCATTCGGGCAACTAAAAATCTTATAAAGTCAGAAGGAGCAGCCTAA
- a CDS encoding aspartate carbamoyltransferase catalytic subunit, whose amino-acid sequence MNTAASFPHHLTQIKGLSAQEIETLLNRADFFAECAKNKKAFPQSLEQETLATLFFENSTRTRASFELAAKRLGATVLNLDISTSSTSKGETLLDTLQTLEAMDVSLFVVRHKESGTANFLAENAHSGIINAGDGNHAHPTQALLDALTLRRHFGDLKGRIVTICGDISHSRVASSDIEIFTLLGMKIRLAGPKALVPQTFAEADNIKIFENMDEALKSTDAVICLRVQRERMQAGLVADGEEYAELWGLNEERLKLLPAHAVVMHPGPANRGVEITSAVADGNRSLIREQVRLGVAARMAVLEHIATARRPH is encoded by the coding sequence ATGAATACGGCAGCCTCTTTCCCTCATCATCTAACGCAAATCAAAGGTCTTTCTGCGCAAGAAATCGAAACACTCTTAAACCGTGCTGATTTTTTTGCAGAATGTGCCAAGAATAAAAAAGCGTTTCCTCAGTCTCTCGAACAAGAAACTTTAGCGACGCTTTTCTTTGAGAACAGCACCAGAACACGTGCCAGCTTTGAACTCGCGGCCAAGCGCCTCGGCGCAACGGTTCTCAATCTGGATATTTCCACCAGTTCGACGAGCAAAGGTGAAACACTGCTCGATACCCTCCAAACACTTGAGGCGATGGATGTTTCCCTTTTTGTTGTCCGCCACAAAGAATCTGGCACGGCGAATTTCTTAGCTGAAAATGCCCATTCTGGTATTATCAATGCGGGAGATGGCAACCACGCACATCCAACGCAAGCTTTACTAGATGCCTTGACGCTCCGCCGTCATTTTGGGGATTTAAAGGGACGTATTGTTACAATTTGCGGCGACATTTCGCATAGCCGTGTTGCCAGCTCTGATATTGAAATCTTTACGCTTTTAGGAATGAAAATTCGTCTCGCTGGCCCAAAAGCACTCGTGCCTCAAACCTTTGCGGAGGCTGACAATATTAAAATTTTTGAAAATATGGATGAGGCGCTAAAAAGTACAGACGCTGTTATCTGCCTGCGTGTCCAACGGGAACGTATGCAAGCCGGACTTGTCGCAGATGGCGAAGAATATGCCGAGCTTTGGGGGCTAAATGAAGAACGTTTAAAATTGCTCCCTGCGCATGCCGTTGTGATGCATCCTGGCCCCGCCAATAGAGGTGTTGAAATTACGTCTGCCGTTGCAGATGGCAACCGGAGTCTTATTCGTGAACAAGTTCGCCTAGGTGTTGCCGCACGCATGGCCGTTCTTGAGCATATCGCCACTGCACGTCGCCCTCATTAA
- the plsY gene encoding glycerol-3-phosphate 1-O-acyltransferase PlsY, which yields MFYSLGLLSLVIISSYLCGSIPFGLLLTKFSGSGDIRKVGSGNIGATNVLRTGNKKLAAATFFCDALKGALPALCIYFFAPPAEMPLLSAVACFTAVLGHCYPIWLGFKGGKGIATGVGAMLALSWPAALTGFSLWLIIVLLTRYSSLGGLLACIAMIFLVPLLGHYPFLSPAPLATDAISLLIFWRHRGNLSRLWSGTESKVSMNQEKPAKK from the coding sequence ATGTTTTATTCCCTTGGGCTTCTTTCACTTGTCATTATTTCAAGTTACCTGTGCGGCTCTATCCCATTTGGCCTTTTACTGACAAAATTTTCAGGATCTGGCGATATTCGGAAAGTTGGCTCTGGCAATATCGGCGCAACAAATGTTTTGCGCACGGGTAATAAGAAACTAGCAGCAGCGACTTTCTTCTGTGATGCGCTCAAAGGAGCGCTTCCTGCGCTTTGTATTTATTTTTTTGCGCCACCGGCTGAAATGCCTCTTTTAAGTGCTGTTGCTTGTTTTACCGCTGTTTTGGGCCATTGCTATCCTATCTGGCTCGGCTTTAAGGGTGGAAAGGGAATTGCGACGGGGGTTGGCGCCATGTTGGCGCTCTCATGGCCTGCTGCCTTAACAGGCTTTTCGCTCTGGCTCATCATTGTTCTACTTACACGCTATTCCTCCTTAGGCGGATTGCTTGCTTGTATTGCCATGATCTTTCTCGTCCCCTTGTTAGGGCACTACCCTTTTCTTTCCCCGGCACCACTTGCAACAGATGCGATTTCACTTTTGATTTTCTGGCGTCATAGAGGAAATCTTTCTCGCCTTTGGTCTGGAACAGAAAGTAAAGTCTCCATGAATCAAGAGAAGCCTGCAAAAAAATGA